CTGTTTCTGTAACGTTTTCAGGGCGCCGCACCGCTTCGTTCAAGGACCCCAGGGCAGGCGTGCGTTCAGGGCCGCCATTTCAACGGTTTGAGACGTTCACCGCCGGACCTTGGGGAATGGGGGCGCTTTCAGAGGTTCGGCCAGCCCTTTGCAAAGACCTCTTCACGGCTTCTCACGAGGCCATGGGCGGCGGGTCGGACGGCAGGACGCAAGGGAGCGGGAACATGCGAGGGGTCATCACCGGACGTGAGGTGGTTGCCAACCTGGGACTCATCTACCGGGAGTTCGGAACAGCCTGTGTGTTGCGCTGCCTCTGGGTGATGCTCAGCGGGAAGTCCACCACCTTCCTGGAGGTGGCGTGTCCCTGCGAGAAGATGCGGCAGTGAGCACGCGCCACGGAAGACAGCTCGGGCCGCGGGAAGCACGAAGGCTTCCGCGGCCCGAATGATTTCAACGGCTGTGAGGTGTGTCGCTAGCGCTGATACGGATCCGCGTCACCGCGACGCACTTCCTCGCGCTCGTCGGTCTTGTCCTTGATGGCGTGCTTCACGTCCTCGACCACGCCCTTGACCTTGCCCTTGAGCGTGTCCGCCTTGCCTTCGGCTTCCAGCGAACGGTCGCCCGTCGCCACGCCCACGGTTTCCTTCACCTTCCCCTTGGCCTTGTCAGTCCACTCGCCCATGGCGTCCTCCTGACGTCGGTGTGTGAATCGTTGTGGAAGACAACGTGCTCACGTCCCAGGCGCGCGGCAGGTGACGGTGGCTCGTCCGCACGGCCGCCCTGCTTGGACCGCGACAGGCCGGAATGTCAGGCAATGGACAGCGCGCGACGCGCGATGAAACGACACGCGCCCTGCCCTCCCTACCCGCTGCGTCCCTGTTATCCACGGAGACCCGGGAGTCTGGGTCGCAAGACGAAGACGTTGCATTGACGCATCCGCACTTCGC
The sequence above is drawn from the Corallococcus sp. NCRR genome and encodes:
- a CDS encoding CsbD family protein, with the translated sequence MGEWTDKAKGKVKETVGVATGDRSLEAEGKADTLKGKVKGVVEDVKHAIKDKTDEREEVRRGDADPYQR